In the genome of Massilia sp. UMI-21, the window GCCGCATCCACCTGCCGTTCCAGGGCCCGGCCGATCCGGAAGCGCACCTGTTCCTGACGCTGGAAGCAATGGGCAAGCTCGAGCAGTACCACCCGCGTGTCTTCCAGGCCGTGCATGTGCAGCGCCAGCGCCTGATGAAGGATGACCAGATCATCGAGTGGGCCGTCAAGAATGGCCTGGACAAGGCCAAGTTCATGGAAACCTGGAACTCGTTCGGCGTGACCACCAAGCTGCGCCGCCTGAGCCAGATCTCGAACAACTACAAGGTCACCGGTACCCCGACCATCATCATCGACGGCAAGTACGTGGTGTCGCCGGGCCAGGTGTCCGAAGCCAACAAGCTGCAAGGCATGGCCGAAACCATGCAGGCGACCACCCAGGTCATGGACGCACTCGTCAAGAAGGCGGCTGCCAGCAAATGAGCAATGACGTCGAACGCGAAGTCCTCAAGATGTACGACGGGTCCCGGCCCAACGAGGACGAGCTGTTTGAAACCAGCAATGTGAACCACATCGCGTGGTCGCTGGCGGTGCTCTTCGCGGGCATCGCCATCTGGCTCGCCATCGCCCTCGTCAATGCCGAGAACCAGCGCTACGCCCTGATGACCAACAAATGCCCCGACCCGCTCTTCAAGGGCGGCATCGACAAGGCCTGCCTCGTGACCGTGCATTCGCGCGAGCACTGGTGGGAGCACCTGTGGTACGGCATCACGCACGTGCGTGCGCGTCCCGAGCGCGGCGAACGCTGATCATTCCACGCGCCGACCTGGGGGCAAACTAAGGGGTCAGCGCTTTTCTTTCTTCCAGCGACAGCACCTGCACCGGTTTCACCGGCGCGTCGGTGTTAGGCTGGAAGAAGGGATTTTCCTTGTAGCCGCCGCCCAGGCGCGCCTTCACGATCATCATGCCGATCCTGCACACGGCCGAGGCGCTTGCCAGGCCGCTGGCGGAGACCGGCGCCTGTGCCGACCTGGTCGCGACCCGGCAGCGCACGGGCCCGAGTTCGCGTTCGAGCCCGGCGTCCGGCGCATCGAGGCAGGCCCGCACCAGACCCAGGTAGGAAGTGCGCGGATCGCGCGGCGTGTTGCCGATCGGGGTGCGGCAGCAGGCGGCGTACCAGCGGTAAATGCCCCGCGGGCCGAGCGACATGCAGGCCAGGTGCGCCAGGCCGGCCTCGACGCGCACCGCGGCGGGCAGGGTGGCGGCAACTTCGGTGCCGCCCGCGGCGTCGAGCACGCCGGCGCCGAGGAAACGGCCGTATGCCTGGCAGTCCTTGCAGTAGCAGACGACACGCGCGGCCACGCGCCGGCTGTCGACCTGGCCGCGCAGCTGGCCGCAGCGGCAACGTAAAGCGATGCTCATGCCTGGCCTCCATTCGTGCGTGAGATGTCGTCCCCGAAGTATGCCGTGTCCATTGTCTGCATGCCAGTGTCAGGCAGGGAGGCGGATGACGAAGCGCGCCCCGCCCAGCGGCGAGTCGTCCACGCCCAGGCTGCCGCCGTGCAGCGCCACTGCCTTGCGCGCGATCGACAGGCCGAGGCCGAAGCCGCCGGTGGCGCGGTCGCGGCTGCGGTCGAGGCGGTAGAAGGGTTCGAAGACCTTGTCGCGCTCGTCCGGCGGAATGCCGGGGCC includes:
- a CDS encoding thiol:disulfide interchange protein DsbA/DsbL, whose protein sequence is MRSLRFALIAATMVASTAFASPADPKNGVDYQTLSAPQPVQASGKKVEVIEFFAYHCPACNALEPTLNGWVKKQGDNIVMRRIHLPFQGPADPEAHLFLTLEAMGKLEQYHPRVFQAVHVQRQRLMKDDQIIEWAVKNGLDKAKFMETWNSFGVTTKLRRLSQISNNYKVTGTPTIIIDGKYVVSPGQVSEANKLQGMAETMQATTQVMDALVKKAAASK